The genomic stretch AGGGACCAGGCCGGGGCCCTGTTTTCTCTCTTGAAACCTTTTTCTGTTCATGGCGTCAATCTGACCAAAATTGAATCACGTCCCAAACGGGGCGAGCCATGGCAATATATGTTTTTCATTGATCTTGATGGATACCAGGAAGATCCAGAGGTGACCGCAGCCCTTAAGGAACTGGAAGCAAAGAGCCAGTACTACAAAGTAATCGGCTCCTATGTTAAGGGAAGAATATAGGCAGTAAATCATGAATAAAACGACAAAACCGTTACAAGGAACCTTTCATCTCCCCGGTGACAAATCTATCAGTCACCGGACGGCTATCATGGCCGCCCTGGGACGGGGGAAAAGTTGCCTGCGGGGATTTTTGCGGGCTGATGACACCCTGAATACCTTAAAGATTTTCCAGGCCCTGGGAGTATCGGTTACCGGTCTGGAGGCTGAGGGAGAGATCGAAATTCAGGGCCGGGGGCTGCACGGCCTGCGGGAAGCAGCCGATATTCTTTACAGTGGAAATTCCGGCACCACCACCAGGTTACTGACCGGACTGCTAAGTGCTCAGTCATTTTTTTCGGTCATCAGCGGCGATGCCTCTCTCAACCAGCGACCCATGGGGAGAATCATCAAACCGCTCAGCCGGATGGGCGCCACCATCTGGGGACGGGAACACCATACCATGCCGCCCCTGGCCATCCAGGGACGAAAGCTTACCGGAATCATTTATTCCAGTCCGGTCGCCAGCGCCCAGGTAAAAACATCCCTGATGCTGGCCGGACTGTACGCCGACGGTCCATTGACCATCACGGAACCATCCCTGTCCCGGGATCATACCGAGAGGATATTCAAGGCACTCGGAATTCCGGTAAAAACTTTATTAACTGAAGAAAACGCTGCAACCATCAGCATGTCTCCGGCCCAGCAAGAGTATAATGGTACTGTTTTCATCATTCCCGGCGACATCTCCGCGGCCGCTTTTTTCCTGGTGGCCGCCATGATCAATCGTGGTTCCCAGCTAACCATCACCAATGTCGGCCTCAATCCGACCCGCAGCGGCATCATCCAGGCTCTGCAGAAAATGGGTGGTGAAATCATCATCGAAAACCTACGGGAAGCCAGCGGCGAACCGGTTGCCGACTTGACGGTCCACGGAAACCGGCAGCTTAAAGGAACCGAAATTTCCGGCGCCCTGATTCCCCTGCTCATTGATGAAATTCCCATTCTCGCCCTGGCGGCCGCCCATGCTGAAGGAACGACCACCATCAAGGATGCCCGTGAACTACGGGTTAAAGAAAGCGACCGACTGGAGGCCATCACCCTACTGCTCGACGCCCTGGGAACAAAAACCGAAGCGCTTGAAGACGGCATTATCATCCATGGAGGCATCCGAATTCCGGCAAAACGGCAATTGTCATTCAGGACTTTTCATGATCACCGGATCGCCATGACGGCAATCATTGCCGGAACCACGCAGAAAAATGAAGTAAAGCTTGACGACTCTCTCTGCATCAGCACCTCATTTCCCAATTTCAGCCAAATGCTGGCCATGGTCCGGCAATAGGGACTATAAGGAAAATCCATGACAAGAAAAGCAACCATAAAATCGAAACGACTGGTGGTTACCATCGATGGTCCATCAGGGGCCGGCAAAAGCACGATCAGCAAGATTCTGGCGGCCCAGGAAAATTTCACTTATATCGACACGGGAGCCATGTACCGTTGTGTGGCATTACAGGCGAAAAAGCACCACATAGCCATGGATGATGAAATCCGGCTCGCCCGCCTCTGCCAGGATATAGACATCCATTTTCAATGGAAAAATGGAATAAACCGGGTATTTTGCCACGGTGAAGAAGTAACAGAAAAAATTCGCACCCCGGAAATGGACATGCTCTCTTCGGCGGTTTCAGCGGTTCCGGCCGTCCGCAAAGCCCTGGTTGCCATGCAAAGAAAAATGGGGGAAAGCGGCCCGGTTATTCTCGAAGGGCGAGATGCCGGCACCGTAATTTTCCCCCATGCTGAAGTTAAAGTATATCTGGACGCCTCACCACTGGAACGTGGCAAACGCCGACATCTGGAACATCAGCAAGGTGGACAGGCCAATAGCCTGGAAAAAGTAGTTGAGGAACTCAAGCAAAGGGACCTGAATGATAGCTCCAGGGCTCATTCTCCCTTATCCCAGGCCGCGGATGCCCACCGGCTGGACACCACAACCATGGATATTCCCGCCGTAGTCTCAGCCATCACCAGATTGATAAAGGAAGCCGTTACCAATGAAGATTAAGTTGGCCACCACTGCCGGTTTTTGTTTCGGGGTTAAACGCGCGGTCAACCTGGCGGTCAAAGCCGCGGAGGATTATCCTGGCCAGCCCATTTATACCCTGGGGCCTATCATTCACAATCCCCAGGTGGTTAAAAATCTGGAAGCAAAAGGTATTCATCCCCTGGATTCTCCCAAAGACGTGGATCAGGGGATCATCATTATCCGCTCCCATGGCGTCACCAGGCAGGAGC from Pseudomonadota bacterium encodes the following:
- the aroA gene encoding 3-phosphoshikimate 1-carboxyvinyltransferase, with amino-acid sequence MMNKTTKPLQGTFHLPGDKSISHRTAIMAALGRGKSCLRGFLRADDTLNTLKIFQALGVSVTGLEAEGEIEIQGRGLHGLREAADILYSGNSGTTTRLLTGLLSAQSFFSVISGDASLNQRPMGRIIKPLSRMGATIWGREHHTMPPLAIQGRKLTGIIYSSPVASAQVKTSLMLAGLYADGPLTITEPSLSRDHTERIFKALGIPVKTLLTEENAATISMSPAQQEYNGTVFIIPGDISAAAFFLVAAMINRGSQLTITNVGLNPTRSGIIQALQKMGGEIIIENLREASGEPVADLTVHGNRQLKGTEISGALIPLLIDEIPILALAAAHAEGTTTIKDARELRVKESDRLEAITLLLDALGTKTEALEDGIIIHGGIRIPAKRQLSFRTFHDHRIAMTAIIAGTTQKNEVKLDDSLCISTSFPNFSQMLAMVRQ
- the cmk gene encoding (d)CMP kinase; translation: MTRKATIKSKRLVVTIDGPSGAGKSTISKILAAQENFTYIDTGAMYRCVALQAKKHHIAMDDEIRLARLCQDIDIHFQWKNGINRVFCHGEEVTEKIRTPEMDMLSSAVSAVPAVRKALVAMQRKMGESGPVILEGRDAGTVIFPHAEVKVYLDASPLERGKRRHLEHQQGGQANSLEKVVEELKQRDLNDSSRAHSPLSQAADAHRLDTTTMDIPAVVSAITRLIKEAVTNED